The DNA sequence TTTTAGCGGGCGCCGGCTTTTGGTATAACATTATAGTGTGTTATTATATGCTATGTGGATGGGCAAATTATTAAACAGGAGCATGTACTTATGAAAGTAGCCGACATGACGGTAGAGCAGCTGGAGACCTTAATTGAACGAGTGGTCGGCAGACTCTTAGACCCCGACTACGGACTTGAAATGAAAGATGAATTTGTAAATAAAGTTCTCAGCTCTATGAGTGATAAGGAGGGTTATACGCCGCTTGAGGAGGTAAAAAGAGAGCTTGAACAACATCATATTGAGCAGACAAGCAAAATCTGATTTAAAAAAGCTTGATAACTCAATAATTGATAGAATAATCAGAAAAAAGGAATCCTTAAAAGAAAATCCGGTGGCTCTGCCTCTTACCGGTAACTTACAGGGCTGCTATAAATTGCCGGTTGGCCAATGGCGAATAATTTATACGATTGACGGCGATGATGTAATTATTCTAAATATTGGCCACAGAAAAGACATTTACAGACACTAAGAGGAAACACTAATGAGGATTTAGCGGGCATTGGCTTATGCGTTAGAGTTTGCGGACACAGTGTCAGCAAACTGGTTATACAGCGTTAATAACGGTTTTAGCTATTTTATTGTGAAGTGTTTTACCGGCATGGAATGGAATAACAATGCGCTCATCTTCTGACAATGTTTCAATATAAAGCGCTATAGCTTCTTTTATATTTGACAACACCTCTTTAAATGAATCGCCCTGAGTCTGACATCCATCTAATGCAGGACAGTAAGCGTAATAGCCGCTATCATCTTTCTCTATCAAAACACTGACTTTATATGACATAGACCCTCCTTATAATTGTCCCTCATATTATAACTCTTAGCAGCTGAGAATTTTTATGCCCTCGTAAA is a window from the Nitrospirota bacterium genome containing:
- a CDS encoding type II toxin-antitoxin system HicB family antitoxin, translated to MSYKVSVLIEKDDSGYYAYCPALDGCQTQGDSFKEVLSNIKEAIALYIETLSEDERIVIPFHAGKTLHNKIAKTVINAV
- a CDS encoding type II toxin-antitoxin system RelE/ParE family toxin, which codes for MNNIILSRQAKSDLKKLDNSIIDRIIRKKESLKENPVALPLTGNLQGCYKLPVGQWRIIYTIDGDDVIILNIGHRKDIYRH